From the genome of Ziziphus jujuba cultivar Dongzao chromosome 6, ASM3175591v1, one region includes:
- the LOC107424097 gene encoding TMV resistance protein N-like has product MASSSLSFQEKYDVFLSFRGEDTRNTFASHLYAALLAKQILTFMDHKLERGDKISPTLIKTIEESKISVIIFSENYPSSKWCLEELVQILECKKTRGQIVIPIFYCVDPSVVRNQTASYGVSFTELEKRFREKMETVNQWRTALTEASNLSGWDSKDVRPDSKLVRKIVKDISNKLFKYPSSNMHMNGHLIGIEKKIKEIESILCIGTEDVRIIGIWGMAGIGKTTLASAVFQRFSYFQFESSCFLRNVREEYLKHGPDYMRKKLLFDLLRDKSILSMDTPFVASPSIHSNLCRKKVLIVLDDVDSLDQFEAIVTPYDHFAPGSRIIVTTKNKQVLEIKDVDDIYKLAGLNHMESLELFNFYAFGKSSPSEDYEKLVSHVICYAHGNPLALRVLGSSLRSKSTDVWESALSKLKTIPHKDILNVLRISYEGLDKGEQNLFLDIACLIDQPFTKDDVEHMLDAGGSFVKIELTVLIDKSLIESHEYNMLWMHDLLRQVGQTIVRDEHREPGKRSRLWDVTDVCRVLERNTGTAAVEGISFNVSEIHNDIKLCHATFSEMYNLRLLKIYRDNFGNNKFKLHPPQGLGFYLSDKLTYLRWDLYPLKSLSSNFSTENLVELVLRGSHVQKLWNNHEVKSLPILRRIDLSYSKSLTQLPDLSQAPNLESINLEGCTSLVHVLSSLQNLEKLTYLNLNGCSKLRDFEEMSKRSEGYLDVGSRIQNSTDNLCLYSTQDHISQKFAPNLTYLLLRETTIGTVPPSICRLSGLVKLDLSYCTGLESLPTGICHLKSLESLDLCGCEKLKTFPEIVEPMEHLRYLSLASSGIEELPESIENLVSLKDLSLESCKDLEFLPNSLCDLRNLGMIRLSFCSKIQKLPSLPPSLELLLVTNCKRLKSLPELPSLCLSLSASGCTSLENVSGWRAPLLHHVDEFIGDYSYNDYIDFCGCEKLDQDTDNTMIADRAIIQILARIKFQKSVDYYSFIYPGDEIPNWFNHQTCGTSINNIMLPPYWNNDDFLGLAFCIVFHWNIIGDDKELYIGYKLNFKTIDDGNLYKYCYSTLGEIYDDFISDHVVIWHAERESLESSGLDCPSTCSTEASFHVYPSYRLFENVNNNGSEYGVWFVEHAEIKKFGVRFVYKQDMERCDAETERKNKRSFNECCESSASEAVVSLEEEDDDEYYSSCDCLEDAEQLEVEERKKKNNSVLQL; this is encoded by the exons atggcttcttcttctctttcttttcaagaAAAGTACGATGTGTTTCTCAGTTTCAGAGGTGAGGACACACGCAATACATTCGCTAGCCATCTTTATGCAGCTCTATTAGCAAAGCAGATCTTAACTTTCATGGATCACAAGCTCGAGAGAGGGGATAAAATTTCACCAACACTTATCAAAACCATCGAAGAATCCAAGATTTCGGTGATCATTTTCTCGGAAAACTACCCTTCGTCCAAATGGTGTTTGGAAGAACTTGTGCAAATCCTTGAATGCAAGAAAACAAGAGGGCAGATCGTTATTCCGATCTTTTACTGCGTAGATCCATCAGTCGTACGAAATCAGACGGCGAGTTATGGAGTTTCATTTACTGAACTTGAAAAACGTTTCAGAGAGAAAATGGAGACGGTGAATCAGTGGAGGACTGCTTTGACAGAAGCGTCTAATCTTTCCGGTTGGGATTCAAAGGATGTCAG GCCTGATAGCAAGTTAGTTCGAAAAATTGTTAAAGACATTTCAAACAAATTGTTTAAATATCCTTCATCAAATATGCATATGAATGGGCACCTCAttggaattgaaaaaaagaTCAAGGAAATTGAATCAATATTATGCATTGGGACAGAAGATGTTCGCATTATAGGTATTTGGGGTATGGCAGGTATTGGCAAGACAACCCTTGCTAGTGCTGTATTTCAAagattttcatattttcaatttgaaagttctTGCTTTCTTAGAAATGTTAgggaagaatatttaaaacatggGCCAGATTATATGAGAAAGAAACTTCTGTTTGACTTATTAAGGGACAAATCTATTTTGAGTATGGATACCCCATTTGTAGCATCACCTTCTATCCATAGCAATCTCTGCCGCAAAAAGGTGCTCATTGTTCTAGATGATGTGGATAGTTTAGACCAGTTTGAAGCTATAGTTACACCATACGACCACTTTGCACCAGGGAGTAGAATCATTGTCACAACTAAAAACAAGCAAGTGCTAGAAATTAAAGATGTTGATGATATTTACAAGCTTGCAGGGTTAAATCACATGGAATCTTTAGAGCTGTtcaatttttatgcttttggaAAAAGTTCTCCTTCAGAAGATTATGAAAAGCTGGTAAGCCATGTGATATGCTACGCTCATGGAAATCCATTGGCTCTTAGAGTCTTGGGTTCTTCCCTTCGCTCTAAAAGCACAGATGTATGGGAAAGTGCATTAagtaaattgaaaacaattcCCCACAAGGACATTCTAAATGTGCTGAGAATCAGTTATGAGGGACTAGATAAAGGGGAGCAAAATCTGTTTCTTGACATTGCATGTCTGATTGATCAGCCTTTTACTAAAGATGATGTAGAACACATGTTAGATGCGGGTGGCTCCTTTGTGAAAATAGAATTGACtgttcttattgataagtctTTAATTGAAAGTCATGAATACAACATGCTATGGATGCATGATTTGTTACGGCAAGTGGGTCAAACAATTGTTCGTGATGAACACAGAGAACCTGGTAAACGTAGTCGATTGTGGGATGTTACAGATGTTTGCCGTGTCTTGGAAAGAAACACG GGAACTGCTGCAGTTGAAGGAATCTCATTCAACGTGTCTGAAATTCATAACGACATAAAATTGTGCCATGCAACCTTCTCAGAGATGTATAATCTACGATTACTCAAAATTTATCGTGACAATTTTGGTAACAACAAGTTCAAACTGCACCCCCCACAAGGTCTTGGTTTTTATCTTTCTGATAAGTTAACATATCTTCGGTGGGATTTATATCCTTTAAAATCtttatcatcaaatttttcTACTGAAAATCTTGTTGAGTTGGTACTACGTGGCAGCCATGTTCAAAAACTTTGGAATAATCATGAAGTTAAG TCTCTTCCAATATTAAGGAGGATCGATCTTAGTTATTCCAAGTCCCTTACTCAACTACCAGATCTGTCTCAGGCTCCAAATCTCGAAAGTATAAATCTTGAAGGCTGTACAAGCTTGGTTCACGTGCTTTCATCTCTTCAAAATCTTGAAAAGCTTACatatctaaatttgaatggCTGCTCCAAACTCAGAGATTTTGAAGAGATGTCAAAGAGATCAGAGGGGTATTTGGATGTTGGAAGTCGCATCCAAAATTCTACTGACAATTTATGTCTCTACTCAACTCAGGATCACATTTCTCAAAAGTTTGCACCCAATTTAACATATTTACTTCTGCGTGAGACAACGATAGGAACAGTGCCCCCATCAATTTGCCGTCTGTCGGGTCTTGTTAAATTAGATTTGAGTTATTGCACAGGACTTGAAAGTCTTCCAACAGGCATTTGTCATTTGAAATCTCTTGAATCATTAGATCTATGTGGTTGTGAGAAACTGAAAACGTTTCCAGAAATCGTGGAGCCCATGGAACACTTGAGATATCTTTCGTTAGCTTCCTCGGGGATTGAAGAGTTGCCAGAGTCCATTGAAAATCTAGTATCCCTCAAAGATTTATCTCTAGAGAGTTGCAAGGATCTTGAATTTCTCCCCAACAGTCTATGTGATTTAAGGAACCTTGGGATGATACGGCTTAGCTTctgttcaaaaattcaaaaattgccTTCCCTTCCACCGTCTTTGGAACTATTGTTGGTGACTAATTGTAAGAGATTGAAATCTTTACCAGAGCTTCCATCGCTATGTTTGTCTTTGTCTGCAAGTGGCTGCACGTCACTGGAGAACGTTTCAGGCTGGAGGGCTCCACTATTACACCATGTGGACGAATTCATTGGAGATTATTCTTATAATGATTACATTGATTTTTGCGGGTGTGAAAAACTGGATCAGGATACAGACAACACCATGATAGCTGATCGTGCAATAATTCAAATTCTGGCTcgtataaaatttcaaaag AGCGTGGATTATTATAGTTTTATCTATCCaggagatgaaattccaaattgGTTCAACCATCAAACTTGTGGGACttcaatcaataatattatgCTTCCTCCATATTGGAATAATGACGACTTCTTGGGTTTGGCTTTCTGCATTGTTTTTCATTGGAATATAATTGGCGATGATAAAGAGTTATATATTGGTTATAAACTGAATTTCAAAACCATCGATGATGGTAATCTTTACAAATATTGTTATTCAACTTTGGGCGAGATATATGACGACTTCATTTCAGATCACGTGGTCATATGGCATGCAGAAAGAGAGTCTTTGGAATCTAGTGGACTAGATTGCCCCTCTACTTGTAGTACTGAGGCCTCTTTCCATGTCTATCCTAGTTATCGtctttttgaaaatgttaacaACAATGGAAGTGAGTATGGGGTTTGGTTTGTTGAGCATGCCGAGATTAAGAAGTTTGGGGTTCGGTTTGTATACAAACAGGACATGGAGAGATGTGATGCAGAAActgaaagaaagaataagagAAGCTTCAATGAATGTTGTGAATCAAGTGCGAGTGAGGCTGTTGTCTCTCTTgaagaagaagacgatgatGAATACTACAGCTCATGTGACTGTTTAGAAGATGCAGAGCAATTGGAAGTCGAGGAacgaaagaagaagaacaattcTGTGCTTCAACTTTGA